In the genome of Pseudomonas sp. Teo4, the window CGCGCCCGATGACCGAGACGGGTGAGCTGAATGCCACGGATATGCTCCAGCGGCAAGTTGGGAATATTGATGTTGAGCACCGTGCGAGGTGGCAGCTCGAGGCGCGACTGTGCCTCCACCAGCCGACGTGCGATGTACGCCGCAGCCGGCAGGTTGTCGGTCTGGCGCGACAGCAGCGAAAACGCCAGCGACGTCCCGCCGAGGAAGCGGCCTTCGAGCGCTGCGGCAACCGTGCCGGAGTACAGCACGTCGTCCCCCAGGTTGGCGCCCAGGTTGATACCGGAAACGACCATGTCTGGTGTTTGCGGCAGCAACCCGTTCAACCCAAGGTGCACACAGTCGGTTGGCGTGCCGTTGAGGCTGATGAAGCCATTGGCCAGGGTTTGCGGGTGCAATGGCCGGTCGAGCGTCAGCGAGCTGCTGGCGCCGCTCTTGTCTTGCTCCGGGGCGATCACCACACACTCGGCGTAATCCGCCAGCGCAGCATGCAGCGCAGCAATGCCCGGGGCGGTAACACCGTCATCATTTGAAATCAGAATACGCATGGGCTGTCCGTCTGCCCTCCCGGCACCAGATCGACGATTTCGCGCACCACCACGGTGGCGAAGCATCCGGCCGGAAGGACGAATTCCAGTTGCAGGATATCAGGCTCGGGATAATGCCACGACAAGCCGCCAATAGGGAGCCGCAGGATACGTCGTTCGTGACTCATTCCCGCTTGTGCCAGCCATTGGCAAAGTGCCATGTGCTGCCCGGCGATAGCCGACTCCAATTCAGAGGTCGCGCCCGCGGCGGGCGACGGGCCTTCACCCCACATAGGGCCGGTAGGATGCAAGTCGAGAATGGCCAGTCGAGGATCGGAACATTCCTGCTCGCCTGCCGGAAAGAAACTACGGCTGTCGGTGAACGCCAACAGATCGCCAACCTGCGCACGCTGCCAACTGCCATCGGCAACACGGGCCGCCAGCACTTGGTTGAAGACGTAACTGCGCGCCGCCGACAGCAGCCGAGAGCGCACATTGCGCTGTTCCGGTAGCGCCTTGCGTTGCGCCCAGT includes:
- the surE gene encoding 5'/3'-nucleotidase SurE produces the protein MRILISNDDGVTAPGIAALHAALADYAECVVIAPEQDKSGASSSLTLDRPLHPQTLANGFISLNGTPTDCVHLGLNGLLPQTPDMVVSGINLGANLGDDVLYSGTVAAALEGRFLGGTSLAFSLLSRQTDNLPAAAYIARRLVEAQSRLELPPRTVLNINIPNLPLEHIRGIQLTRLGHRARAAAPTKVVNPRGKEGYWIAVAGDAEDGGPGTDFHAVMQGYVSITPLQLDRTFNDAFERFDGWLEGVL